From Nakamurella flava, the proteins below share one genomic window:
- a CDS encoding ABC transporter substrate-binding protein, which translates to MAIAGISAAALVLTACGGGSTTPAASDTAGAGSTTTSGGSATTSGSSTDGGTVGATSTWCEDVKSKYGDLTGKKVSVYTTIVAPEDQPYIDAYKLFTECTGAEVSYEGSKEFEAQIVVRVQSGNPPDIGIFPQPGLISQLVNDTGKVIPLDPDVETFARKYFPEDWMNYGVINDIPFGIPNNADFKSLVWYNTKLYKDNGYSIPTTWEELTALQDKVAATTPPWCIGIKSGEATGWQITDWLEEYVLRDWGPDVYDQWVKHEIPFNDPKIASSLAEVGKVLKDPKYVNAGFGGVDTIASTEFNDPSAKIQDGQCTLSRQAANFDANFKNVKLGPDGDVNAFYFPPKTTDFGNTVLGGGTFYAQFANAASGRPEVDAMMYFLASPEFANARAKAGSWISANRGLQASNVPSPIQQTALETLQKPDTTFRFDASDLMPAPVGSDAEWKQFTAWVTGQDDQTTLNNIEAAWPAS; encoded by the coding sequence ATGGCGATCGCAGGCATTTCCGCGGCCGCGCTGGTGCTGACGGCCTGCGGTGGTGGTTCCACGACCCCGGCGGCGTCGGACACCGCCGGCGCCGGGTCGACGACGACCAGCGGCGGTTCCGCGACGACGTCCGGCAGCAGCACCGACGGTGGCACCGTCGGTGCGACCAGCACCTGGTGCGAGGACGTCAAGAGCAAGTACGGCGACCTGACCGGCAAGAAGGTCAGCGTCTACACCACGATCGTCGCCCCCGAGGATCAGCCGTACATCGACGCGTACAAGCTGTTCACCGAGTGCACCGGCGCCGAGGTCAGCTACGAGGGCTCCAAGGAGTTCGAGGCGCAGATCGTCGTCCGCGTGCAGTCGGGCAACCCGCCGGACATCGGCATCTTCCCGCAGCCCGGCCTGATCTCCCAGCTGGTCAACGACACCGGCAAGGTCATCCCGCTCGATCCCGATGTCGAGACCTTCGCCCGGAAGTACTTCCCCGAGGACTGGATGAACTACGGGGTCATCAACGACATCCCGTTCGGTATCCCGAACAACGCCGACTTCAAGTCCCTGGTCTGGTACAACACCAAGCTCTACAAGGACAACGGGTACTCGATCCCGACCACCTGGGAAGAGCTGACCGCCCTGCAGGACAAGGTCGCGGCCACCACGCCCCCGTGGTGCATCGGCATCAAGTCCGGTGAGGCCACCGGCTGGCAGATCACCGACTGGCTGGAGGAGTACGTCCTCCGTGACTGGGGCCCCGACGTGTACGACCAGTGGGTCAAGCACGAGATCCCCTTCAACGACCCGAAGATCGCGTCTTCGCTGGCCGAGGTCGGCAAGGTCCTGAAGGATCCGAAGTACGTGAACGCCGGCTTCGGTGGCGTGGACACCATCGCCTCGACCGAGTTCAACGATCCGTCCGCCAAGATCCAGGACGGTCAGTGCACCCTGTCGCGGCAGGCCGCCAACTTCGACGCGAACTTCAAGAACGTGAAGCTCGGCCCGGACGGTGACGTCAACGCGTTCTACTTCCCGCCGAAGACCACCGATTTCGGTAACACCGTCCTGGGTGGTGGCACCTTCTACGCGCAGTTCGCGAACGCCGCCTCCGGCCGTCCCGAGGTCGACGCGATGATGTACTTCCTCGCCTCGCCGGAGTTCGCCAACGCCCGCGCCAAGGCCGGCTCGTGGATCTCGGCCAACCGCGGTCTGCAGGCTTCCAACGTCCCGAGCCCGATCCAGCAGACCGCGCTCGAGACCCTGCAGAAGCCGGACACCACGTTCCGCTTCGACGCCTCCGACCTGATGCCGGCTCCGGTCGGCTCGGATGCCGAGTGGAAGCAGTTCACCGCGTGGGTCACCGGTCAGGACGACCAGACCACGCTGAACAACATCGAAGCCGCCTGGCCGGCCAGCTGA
- a CDS encoding SigE family RNA polymerase sigma factor, translating into MSEPHPSPAPDRPDAHHAAEPESVVERTLGTLASLNPAYAADHEPPSPSPGPITIDDLYRSHRMQMVRLAILLVDDLASAEDVVQEAFAGLYRNWGGLRDRAAAIGYLRTAVVNGSRSMLRRRRTARAYVPPDPGTARSAESLAMLSAEHQAVVTALADLAPRQREVLVLRYYGGLSEAEIAAATGLSKGTVKSTASRAVAKLGDMIRAQS; encoded by the coding sequence ATGAGCGAGCCGCATCCGTCACCCGCGCCGGACCGTCCCGACGCGCACCACGCCGCGGAGCCGGAATCGGTGGTCGAACGGACGCTCGGCACCCTCGCCTCGCTCAACCCCGCCTACGCCGCCGACCACGAACCGCCGTCCCCGTCGCCCGGCCCGATCACCATCGACGACCTGTACCGCTCCCACCGCATGCAGATGGTGCGGCTCGCGATCCTGCTGGTCGACGACCTGGCCAGCGCGGAGGACGTCGTCCAGGAGGCCTTCGCCGGGCTCTACCGCAACTGGGGCGGGCTGCGCGATCGGGCCGCAGCGATCGGCTACCTACGCACCGCCGTCGTGAACGGCTCCCGCTCGATGCTGCGCCGCCGGCGGACCGCCCGGGCCTACGTCCCGCCGGATCCGGGTACCGCCCGCTCGGCCGAGTCGCTCGCGATGCTGTCCGCCGAGCACCAGGCCGTGGTGACCGCCCTGGCCGACCTGGCCCCCCGGCAACGGGAAGTGCTGGTGCTGCGCTACTACGGCGGGCTGTCCGAGGCCGAGATCGCCGCGGCCACCGGGCTGTCCAAGGGCACGGTCAAGTCCACCGCCAGCCGGGCCGTGGCCAAGCTGGGCGACATGATCAGGGCCCAGTCGTGA
- a CDS encoding glycoside hydrolase family 13 protein has translation MSTDTTSAVESPAVPAGDDPLWWRTAVVYEVYPRSFADGDGDGIGDLPGLIGRLDHLVELGVDALWIAPWYPSPMKDGGYDVSDYRAIDPVFGTLADADELVAQAHRRGLRIIIDLVANHTSDQHALFQAALAAGPGSPERERYFFRDGRGPNGDEPPNDWISAFGGRAWTRLTGPDGRPEQWYLHLFAPEQPDLNWEHPDVVALFNEVLRFWFDRGVDGIRVDAASAMAKTPGLPDAGHAPGALFDSANWTDNPHWDVDDLHTILRRWRAIGDSYDPPRVFVTEAVVNGPERLSRYVRPDEMHTTFNFGYMKVGWDADGIRGIVDATRSALAGTGAPATWVLSSHDETRHVTRFGRTDTRTAVMGFDTGSGVDVDLGRRRARAAALLTLALPGSAYLYQGEELGLEEVDDLPDELLQDPTWERSGRTVRGRDGCRVPLPWSGEAPPFGFGPVSSRPWLPQPTRWSAFTAERQAQDAASTLSLYRSALRLRHSEAGLRGEDFAWVSGAPAAVVAFRRGTGAGQVQSWTNFGAESVALPDGALVLLDSTRGGSAGGPAVVGPDTTVWWRAVASV, from the coding sequence TTGTCGACCGACACCACGTCCGCCGTCGAGTCGCCCGCCGTCCCGGCCGGGGACGATCCGCTCTGGTGGCGGACCGCCGTCGTCTACGAGGTCTATCCCCGCAGCTTCGCCGACGGCGACGGCGACGGGATCGGCGACCTGCCCGGGCTGATCGGGCGGCTCGACCACCTGGTGGAACTCGGGGTGGACGCCCTCTGGATCGCGCCCTGGTACCCGTCGCCGATGAAGGACGGCGGGTACGACGTCAGCGACTACCGGGCGATCGACCCGGTCTTCGGCACACTGGCCGACGCCGACGAGCTGGTGGCCCAGGCCCACCGGCGCGGCCTGCGGATCATCATCGACCTGGTCGCCAACCACACCTCCGACCAGCACGCGCTCTTCCAGGCGGCCCTCGCGGCGGGGCCCGGCAGCCCGGAACGGGAGCGGTACTTCTTCCGGGACGGCCGCGGACCGAACGGCGACGAACCGCCGAACGACTGGATCAGCGCCTTCGGCGGCCGGGCCTGGACCCGACTGACCGGCCCGGACGGCCGCCCCGAGCAGTGGTACCTGCACCTGTTCGCCCCGGAACAGCCGGACCTGAACTGGGAGCACCCGGACGTCGTCGCCCTGTTCAACGAGGTCCTGCGCTTCTGGTTCGACCGCGGCGTCGACGGCATCCGGGTCGACGCGGCGTCGGCGATGGCCAAGACGCCCGGCCTGCCGGACGCCGGTCACGCCCCGGGCGCCCTGTTCGACTCGGCGAACTGGACCGACAACCCGCACTGGGACGTCGACGACCTGCACACCATCCTGCGGCGGTGGCGCGCCATCGGCGACAGCTACGACCCGCCGCGGGTGTTCGTCACCGAGGCCGTCGTCAACGGGCCGGAGCGGCTGAGCCGGTACGTGCGGCCGGACGAGATGCACACGACGTTCAACTTCGGCTACATGAAGGTCGGCTGGGACGCCGACGGTATCCGCGGCATCGTCGACGCCACCCGCTCGGCGCTGGCCGGCACCGGCGCCCCGGCCACCTGGGTGCTCTCCAGCCACGACGAGACCCGGCACGTCACCCGCTTCGGTCGCACCGACACCCGCACCGCGGTCATGGGGTTCGACACCGGCTCCGGGGTCGACGTCGACCTGGGCCGGCGGCGGGCGCGGGCGGCCGCCCTGCTCACCCTGGCGCTGCCGGGCAGCGCCTACCTCTACCAGGGCGAGGAGCTCGGTCTGGAGGAGGTCGACGACCTGCCGGACGAGCTGCTGCAGGACCCGACGTGGGAACGTTCCGGCCGCACCGTCCGCGGGCGGGACGGCTGCCGGGTACCGCTGCCGTGGTCCGGCGAGGCGCCGCCCTTCGGTTTCGGTCCGGTGTCGTCGCGGCCGTGGCTGCCCCAGCCGACGCGCTGGTCGGCGTTCACCGCGGAACGGCAGGCGCAGGACGCGGCCTCGACCCTCTCGCTCTACCGCTCGGCGCTGCGACTGCGGCACTCCGAGGCCGGTCTGCGGGGCGAGGACTTCGCCTGGGTCTCCGGTGCCCCGGCCGCGGTGGTCGCGTTCCGGCGCGGGACCGGCGCGGGTCAGGTCCAGTCGTGGACCAACTTCGGCGCCGAGTCCGTCGCCCTCCCTGATGGGGCCCTGGTGCTCCTGGACAGCACCCGGGGCGGCTCAGCCGGCGGCCCGGCGGTCGTCGGACCCGACACGACGGTGTGGTGGAGAGCGGTTGCGTCCGTGTGA
- a CDS encoding DedA family protein: MTTANLALLPGWLDPSNLITAMGSWAVAGILLIIFCECGILLGFFLPGDTLLFIAGLFVATGALDINLVLFIALLAVAAFVGNMVGYAIGYRVGPPVFSRPNAKLLKHEYIEKSEAFFAKYGKVTVVLARFVPVVRTVATVMAGASRMDAKIYTLYSAIGGVIWVGVVTTAGYFLGQIDFIKNNVDLIVVAAVVIVVAFSAVPAAMHWMSKRRGKPAVGE; this comes from the coding sequence GTGACCACCGCGAACCTCGCCCTGCTGCCCGGCTGGCTCGACCCGTCGAACCTGATCACCGCCATGGGCTCGTGGGCGGTGGCCGGCATCCTGCTGATCATCTTCTGCGAGTGCGGCATCCTGCTGGGCTTCTTCCTGCCCGGTGACACGCTGCTGTTCATCGCCGGCCTGTTCGTCGCGACCGGCGCGCTGGACATCAACCTGGTGCTGTTCATCGCGCTGCTGGCCGTCGCCGCCTTCGTCGGCAACATGGTCGGCTACGCCATCGGCTACCGCGTCGGGCCGCCGGTGTTCAGCCGGCCCAACGCCAAACTGCTCAAGCACGAGTACATCGAGAAGTCCGAGGCCTTCTTCGCCAAGTACGGCAAGGTCACCGTCGTCCTGGCCCGGTTCGTCCCCGTCGTCCGCACGGTCGCCACGGTGATGGCCGGGGCATCGCGGATGGACGCCAAGATCTACACGCTGTACTCCGCGATCGGCGGCGTCATCTGGGTCGGCGTGGTCACGACCGCCGGTTACTTCCTCGGCCAGATCGACTTCATCAAGAACAACGTCGACCTGATCGTCGTCGCCGCGGTGGTCATCGTGGTCGCCTTCAGCGCGGTGCCGGCAGCCATGCACTGGATGTCCAAGCGCCGGGGCAAGCCGGCCGTCGGCGAGTGA